The Arachis hypogaea cultivar Tifrunner chromosome 16, arahy.Tifrunner.gnm2.J5K5, whole genome shotgun sequence genome contains a region encoding:
- the LOC112697607 gene encoding uncharacterized transporter C405.03c gives MGWRYHAGLGLIGAFVLIWVSSAEITQRIFRVYKQPFALTYIGVSMMVVYLPISVLKDWIYNSMKNLYRNLHRDYNNVPFRMHEIQQQPQTDLKSSLITDKHIKEAEEGVVLVKKEGHDESHQLVDAECYGNGSWEIAKCCLYLTPIWFAAEYMANLALANTSVVSTTVLSSTSGLFTLLFGAVVGQDSVNITKISAVIISMAGVAMTTLGKTWAADEHIATFSQRTRMHSIAGDIFALLSAVCCGLYTVLLKSYAGSGDKVDMQKIFGCIGLYCLLGFWWLAWPLNAVGIEPVFEFPGSSSTMEIVIANSIWSSVISDYFWALSIVWTAPLVATLGMLLNIPVAMVADMLIYGRKYSAIYICGCIQVFAGFTLANLSDKFLRNDAEL, from the exons ATGGGTTGGAGGTACCATGCTGGGTTGGGTCTCATAGGAGCTTTTGTGTTAATATGGGTTAGCTCTGCAGAAATAACTCAG AGGATTTTCAGAGTTTACAAACAACCATTTGCACTCACATACATTGGAGTATCTATGATGGTGGTGTATCTACCCATTTCAGTTCTCAAAGACTGGATCTACAATTCAATGAAGAATTTATATAGAAACCTTCATAGGGACTACAATAATGTCCCTTTTAGAATGCATGAGATTCAGCAGCAGCCACAAACCGATTTAAAGAGTAGTTTGATCACTGACAAACATATCAAAGAAGCAGAAGAAGGGGTGGTTTTGGTAAAGAAAGAAGGACATGATGAGTCTCATCAATTGGTGGATGCAGAGTGTTATGGAAATGGTTCATGGGAAATTGCTAAGTGTTGTTTGTACCTTACTCCAATATGGTTTGCAGCAGAG TACATGGCAAACCTGGCACTTGCAAATACAAGTGTTGTGAGCACAACAGTGCTGAGTTCAACGTCAGGTCTGTTTACACTTTTGTTTGGAGCTGTTGTTGGTCAGGACTCAGTAAACATTACCAAAATATCTGCTGTCATAATCAGCATGGCTGGTGTTGCCATGACCACTCTTGGCAAAACATGGGCAGCTGATGAACATATTGCCACCTTCTCTCA GAGGACTAGAATGCATTCCATAGCTGGAGACATTTTTGCTCTACTCTCAGCAGTATGTTGTGGTTTATACACAG TGCTTCTGAAGAGTTATGCTGGATCAGGGGACAAAGTTGACATGCAAAAGATTTTTGGGTGTATCGGTCTCTATTGTCTTCTTGGCTTTTGGTGGCTAG CATGGCCGTTAAATGCGGTGGGAATTGAACCTGTTTTCGAATTTCCAGGTTCATCATCCACAATGGAAATTGTTATTGCAAATAGCATTTGGTCAAGCGTTATTTCAGATTACTTTTG GGCTCTTTCAATAGTTTGGACTGCTCCATTGGTAGCTACATTGGGCATGTTATTGAATATTCCTGTCGCAATGGTAGCTGATATGCTTATTTATGGTCGCAAGTACTCAGCAATTTACATCTGTGGATGCATTCAG GTCTTTGCAGGATTTACTCTAGCAAACCTTTCGGATAAGTTTTTAAGGAATGATGCAGAGTTATAA